The sequence TCCAAGAAAGTAGTTTCTTTTAAGGGTTTAATAGTCATTCTGCATACTCCGGTCGCGACAATTCTAGGGGATTTTCAAGCTCGTTCAATAATATTTTTTTCAATTATTCTTCTTCTTGAGAAAGATAAATAAGTACCTGAGCCAAATAATACGTTCCCATGATCCAAACGCCATGAAGAGGAAGTCGGACCGAAGTGAATTGTCCTAAAGCGATCAGGGAATCGGAAAGTATGAAACTCAAAGCACCTAGAATTCCGAGGATCCGATCTCTAGGAGAAACTTCCCGAGCTGTGGATCTCCATCCCATAATGCAGATGGCTGTCACGTAAACCGCTACGGGGATTTGCAATGCGGCTCCGATCCCTGGAAGCAACCAGGAATAATATCCAGCACCGAAGATCAGGAAAGGAAAGAGTCGAATCAAATGTACAGGGTTCCCGATGGAGAAACAGATCGCATAGGAAACCTGCGCGATCAGAAAACTTCCGAGTCCAAGAACGAAGTAATTATCCGGAAGAGCCAAGAAGGTATCCCCGATCAATGAGAACACCAAACCGATGACGAGCCAGATCCCTGCTCTCGTTTTCCATTTTTCTTCCCAAACACTGCTCACAATAAGAAGAACGATGGGCGCTATCTTAGAAAACAAACGAAGTAGAAACACATCGGGCCAATATGCGACTACTACCAAATGAAAAAGGGCTAAAATTGGGAATGCAATGTAAATCATAACTAGCTTTTGAATACTCCATCCAAGTCGATTTGGGATTGTCTTCCAGATCGAACCGAGGAACCTGTCTTTCGAGGACAGTTTTTCCTTCCTCAGAAGCTGCGATGATTTCGTTTAGCCAAAAAGATTCTACACTTTTTCTGATTTTTTCCGTTCTGGTAGGCCTTTTGATCTATTTAGATCTATTTGTTCTAAATAAAAAGGCACATAAGCTCTCTATCCGAGAGTCTGGCTACTGGACTATGTTCTGGGTGACTCTGGCCTTCAGCTTTGCCCTGCTTGTTTATATCTTTCACCAAGATCCGAACCAACCGGGACTCGCGAAAGAAAAGACTCTGGAATTCCTAGCGGGATATCTTCTAGAATATTCTCTTTCCGTTGATAACCTTTTTGTGTTCATCATGATCTTCGCGAAGTTCCGGATATCGGCTCAGCACCAACCCATGATCTTGAAATGGGGGATTATTGGCGCACTTATCTTTAGAGCGATCATGATCTTCTCCGGTGCGGAACTTGTTTCCCGTTTCGAATGGATCCTCTATCTGTTCGGACTTCTCCTTTTATATTCCGCTTGGAAGATGTTCTTTCATAAGGAAGAGGAGGATGAGTTCGATCCGGAGAAGATGAAACTTCTTATGTATGCCAAGAAGATCCTACCGATGACTCATACCTTCCATCCGGAAAAGTTCATGGTGAAAGAGCATGGCAAACACGTCTTCACTTCTACCTTCCTCATTTTGATCGTGGTGGAGTTCAGTGATATTCTTTTTGCGGTGGATTCCATTCCTGCGATCTTCTCAATTACCCAAGACAGTTTTATCATCTATACTTCGAATGTGTTCGCCATTTTAGGTCTTAGATCCTTGTTCTTCCTCTTAGGAGGAGTGATGGAACTGTTCGTACATTTGAAGAAGGGAGTGGCACTTCTTCTTGCGTTTGTGGGAGTGAAGCTTCTTCTTCCTTCTTTCTCAGGTTACTTGTTCGGAAGAGTGATCCATGTCTCTATCGAACTTTCTTTGATCGTGATCCTGGCTACCTTAGTGATCTCAATCCTAGTCTCCCTTCCCCATTACATGCAGACAAAAAAGGAACGTCCGTAGGCGGCAGTCGATGACATCTAAAAAACTCTTTTCCGAATTTCCACCCATCTC is a genomic window of Leptospira langatensis containing:
- a CDS encoding lysoplasmalogenase; translated protein: MIYIAFPILALFHLVVVAYWPDVFLLRLFSKIAPIVLLIVSSVWEEKWKTRAGIWLVIGLVFSLIGDTFLALPDNYFVLGLGSFLIAQVSYAICFSIGNPVHLIRLFPFLIFGAGYYSWLLPGIGAALQIPVAVYVTAICIMGWRSTAREVSPRDRILGILGALSFILSDSLIALGQFTSVRLPLHGVWIMGTYYLAQVLIYLSQEEE
- a CDS encoding TerC/Alx family metal homeostasis membrane protein, whose product is MISFSQKDSTLFLIFSVLVGLLIYLDLFVLNKKAHKLSIRESGYWTMFWVTLAFSFALLVYIFHQDPNQPGLAKEKTLEFLAGYLLEYSLSVDNLFVFIMIFAKFRISAQHQPMILKWGIIGALIFRAIMIFSGAELVSRFEWILYLFGLLLLYSAWKMFFHKEEEDEFDPEKMKLLMYAKKILPMTHTFHPEKFMVKEHGKHVFTSTFLILIVVEFSDILFAVDSIPAIFSITQDSFIIYTSNVFAILGLRSLFFLLGGVMELFVHLKKGVALLLAFVGVKLLLPSFSGYLFGRVIHVSIELSLIVILATLVISILVSLPHYMQTKKERP